A DNA window from Pseudomonas sp. B21-056 contains the following coding sequences:
- a CDS encoding TetR/AcrR family transcriptional regulator: MPRIVDHEERRRQICDVLLDVVAEVGIADATIRGVAARSAWSVGVIGHYFANRHDLLLGGLRRAAEILAEHNTRILSSLQGIQALEQILEGSIPLDGRRLALSRIFFFFYIEAMNDEVLRQEVESYLFGWRKSVARAIHQAQDIGDLPAELDPKQICADLVGLADGLSMHALLDSRVMLRLREQSPVRFWIRRLIDHSVASEVGKDNQTSKLAMAP; the protein is encoded by the coding sequence ATGCCTAGAATTGTGGATCACGAAGAAAGACGCCGCCAAATCTGCGATGTGTTACTTGACGTTGTTGCCGAGGTCGGCATAGCTGATGCAACTATCCGAGGTGTGGCGGCGCGTTCAGCATGGTCTGTAGGTGTAATCGGTCACTATTTTGCAAATCGTCATGATTTGTTGCTGGGAGGGCTCCGGCGTGCGGCCGAAATACTGGCTGAGCATAACACCCGTATCCTGTCCTCCCTTCAGGGAATCCAGGCACTGGAACAAATACTGGAGGGTAGTATTCCGCTGGATGGCCGCCGATTGGCGTTAAGTCGAATTTTTTTCTTCTTCTACATCGAGGCGATGAATGATGAAGTGCTCCGTCAGGAAGTGGAAAGCTACTTGTTTGGCTGGAGAAAGTCCGTAGCCCGCGCCATCCACCAGGCACAGGACATAGGTGATTTACCAGCAGAACTTGATCCAAAACAAATTTGTGCTGATCTAGTGGGATTAGCCGATGGGTTGAGCATGCATGCCCTGTTAGACAGTCGAGTCATGTTGCGTCTACGCGAGCAATCACCGGTTAGATTCTGGATTCGTCGTTTAATAGATCATTCCGTGGCAAGCGAAGTTGGCAAGGATAATCAAACTTCCAAATTAGCGATGGCCCCGTAA
- a CDS encoding class I adenylate-forming enzyme family protein, producing MTLANTSISGWTVSSILGDFGPQALHRPDKLAMVWEHGSRTYGELRSRALRLANALRELGLETGDRVGTLMFNRGEIFELYFACAYAGLTLVPIGFRLTATEIASIAGDCEAKVIFTETELSGVLGDAIEQLSYRPKVIALSATEGGERYERLVNDAAQIKVPFATDIQMILYTSGTTGKPKGVVMRSVAVMWAAMQQVTQIRGLDDRAVMLLNAPMYNTAAMNESSIPTFLVGGTVAILPSRGWTAERFAECIDKWQVTHALVFPSMFRTMIEADDKSALALGSMKWWYTGGENCPPALIAEARRRWPHVQMSIIYGSTESGMPTLIEGDDIDLHPGSVGRCVPGQSIRLLDLDGNEVPTGGVGDVWTSGPAVMTNYWKAPELDAETIKDGWLKIGDLARMDEEGWIYIVGRSKDLIISKGQNIYPAEIENVIRQFPAVLDVAVVGLPDEEFGESVCAAIVLRENTDAGKEEIMNFVLSRLASYKKPRHIVFMADFPIKNSTKVDKKELSKICADQLFAQVR from the coding sequence ATGACGCTTGCAAACACCTCGATTTCTGGCTGGACCGTTTCGTCTATCCTGGGGGATTTCGGCCCACAGGCATTACACCGTCCAGACAAATTGGCCATGGTTTGGGAACATGGCTCCAGGACATATGGCGAATTGAGAAGCCGTGCGCTTCGGTTAGCTAATGCGCTGCGCGAACTCGGTTTGGAAACGGGGGATCGAGTGGGCACATTGATGTTCAATCGGGGCGAGATATTCGAACTGTATTTTGCATGCGCCTATGCCGGCTTGACCTTGGTACCCATTGGTTTTCGACTCACGGCGACGGAAATCGCGTCCATCGCCGGCGATTGTGAGGCGAAGGTGATTTTTACTGAAACCGAGCTCAGTGGTGTCCTTGGTGATGCGATTGAACAGTTGAGTTACCGCCCGAAGGTCATCGCGCTGAGTGCTACCGAAGGGGGGGAGCGGTACGAACGGCTTGTAAACGATGCGGCACAAATCAAGGTGCCATTCGCAACTGATATCCAGATGATTTTGTATACGTCTGGCACCACCGGAAAACCCAAGGGCGTGGTGATGCGCTCGGTAGCCGTGATGTGGGCTGCAATGCAACAGGTCACCCAGATACGAGGCCTGGATGACCGTGCGGTCATGCTGTTGAACGCGCCCATGTACAACACTGCAGCGATGAATGAAAGTTCAATCCCCACCTTTCTGGTTGGCGGAACAGTCGCAATACTTCCCAGTCGAGGCTGGACGGCGGAACGATTTGCCGAGTGCATTGATAAATGGCAGGTGACGCACGCTTTGGTATTTCCCTCCATGTTTCGAACAATGATCGAAGCTGATGATAAAAGTGCACTTGCACTGGGATCCATGAAGTGGTGGTACACCGGTGGCGAGAACTGTCCGCCCGCGTTGATCGCGGAGGCTCGTCGTCGCTGGCCGCATGTTCAGATGTCCATTATTTACGGGTCTACCGAGTCAGGAATGCCCACCTTGATTGAGGGGGACGATATAGACCTGCACCCAGGTTCAGTAGGTCGTTGCGTACCCGGTCAATCGATCCGTTTGTTGGATCTGGATGGGAACGAAGTACCAACCGGTGGCGTGGGTGACGTCTGGACTTCAGGACCAGCCGTTATGACCAATTACTGGAAAGCTCCTGAACTGGATGCCGAAACAATCAAGGATGGCTGGTTAAAAATTGGCGACCTCGCGCGCATGGACGAAGAGGGGTGGATTTACATCGTGGGTCGCAGCAAGGATCTGATCATTTCCAAAGGCCAGAATATTTACCCCGCTGAAATTGAAAATGTTATCCGCCAGTTTCCAGCGGTTCTGGACGTTGCCGTTGTTGGGCTTCCTGATGAAGAGTTTGGCGAGAGCGTCTGTGCCGCGATTGTCCTGCGGGAAAATACTGATGCCGGCAAAGAAGAAATCATGAACTTTGTCTTGTCCAGGCTGGCATCTTACAAGAAGCCAAGACACATTGTTTTCATGGCCGATTTTCCAATTAAGAACTCAACTAAAGTTGATAAAAAAGAATTGTCGAAAATCTGTGCTGATCAACTTTTTGCTCAAGTAAGGTAA